The DNA segment GCCTCCCGAACTCATTTATGTGCAAGGAGTGAGTGATTGACTTTATCAGTCCAAGGACATCATTCATCTGCAAAGGGGGGGAAGTTTGATCCTCTTTCTCACGGATCCCACTAACGGGAGTTTCTTACCCCCTGCTCGCCGAGCCTGGGACTATTACCTGGCGTTTTCCATATTTTTTCGTGAactatttagtttatttaatgttttgtgttAGTTTAAACGAATTCTTCCTTTTATTGCGTGTTTGATTGAACTTTTATCTGTTAAACCTGGGTTTTGAAAGCTCCATCCCTcttcttcatttaatttttttgggcGAGCCTCATCACTATGCTCCTCGATAGTGGTCCACAGTTTCCATCGCTTGGAGTTGGAGGCTTCGGAACGCCGAGACACCATGATCTCGGGAACCGAGAGCACGGACTGGGGCTCAACCCATTCGCGGACTCGTCCCATTCAGCTGCGTTTAAAATTAGCTCCGTTACACACGATATCGCCCCGAGCCAGACGTCGGCTTTCACACCGCAAGCAACTGGATATGCAGCTGCGCTCGGACACCACCATCACGGTGGGCAGGTCGGTTCCTACGGTGGAGGCGCGTTTAACTCCACGCGAGATTTCTTGTTCCGAAACCGGAGCGACTCGACGGCCACCAGCGCGCAGCACGGGATCTTCGCCGCTTCTGCCGGGAGTCTCCACGCACCGCCTGGAATCTCGGACAACCCGGGCCACCTTCTCTTCCCAGGACTTCACGAGCAAAGCGTGAGCCATACTTCTCCAGGAGGACATGTAGTGAATGGACAAATGCATATTGGTTTGCGTGGGGACCTTTTCGGACGGCCGGATCCGTATCGTCCTGTTCCGAGTCCGCGCGCGGATCCTTACGGCGCCGCTCCGCTCCACAATTACAATCACCCCATCAACATGAACGTGGGAATGAACGTGCCCACGCACCACGGTCCAGGCGCCTTCTTCCGCTACATGCGGCAGCCCATAAAGCAAGAGCTGTCCTGCAAGTGGATAGatgaaaatcaaataaacaggCCCAAAAAAacttgtgacagaactttcagcACCATGCACGAGATGGTCACGCATGTGTCCATGGAGCACGTCGGGGGGCCCGAGCAGAGCAACCATGTTTGCTATTGGGAAGACTGCCCAAGAGAAGGGAAATCGTTTAAGGCCAAATACAAACTAGTGAACCACATCAGAGTGCACACCGGGGAGAAACCGTTCCCTTGTCCTTTCCCTGGTTGCGGGAAAATTTTTGCAAGATCAGAAAATTTAAAAATCCACAAGAGGACTCATACTGGTAGGTTTTCATTCTTCCTTATTCTGCTTAGAACAGCTACATTTAGATAAGTGCAAAGGAGGTACATACAAAGTTttgaacacccccccccccacacacacacacacacacacacacaacacttcgGCCTACAAGGCCgcattatttttgttgtggGAATCGGAGTGAATCACTTGACAATATTTGAGCTGAGCAActgtttcatatatatatatatatatatatatatatatatatatatatatatatatatatatagagagagagagagagagagagagagagagagagagagagaggtcttgTATACAGGAGAAGCACTGAATTCGTGTGCgtaaaaatgaaataagaattttagggggaaaaaataggaTATAGCCAAAGATCGAATCTTGGCAGTGAATTTGTGAATGGTTGTTGCCATGTTATTTGCACAGCTACTCCTGACGTTTGTGACTGAAAGTTGTCAACAGAATGCCTGTTTGGTCAGtccatgaaaaagaaaaaaaaacgtgcgaAACAGACAAATTATATTTAGTCTGATGGCCCCTGGATGGATATGTGTCAGAATCAATGACCCGTTACTTCTGAGAATCACACGCAATGTAAAGCAAGCTGTTGAAAATGGCTACAGTTGGCAATTTGATAAGACCGAATCACTGTTTAGTTatgagaaaatattttacagcaGCAATATTAATTTGAGGTTCGTGCAGTGTTAAAAGGCCATTTCATTAACCTAGGAAACAATTTGACTATTtgtgaataagaaaaaaaacaagcttctGATGTAACAGTACTTGCGAGTCACAATAGCAGGGTGTGAAAGCGATAGCCTGTTCACACTGTTTGCATATTCCACCATGTAATTTACTCGCCGTCGTGGGACCTAAAAAGCTACGTATAATGTATAGCATACACTCTGAAATCCCGTTGTTTACTTTCTGTTTTAGGCGAGAAGCCGTTTAAGTGTGAGTTCGAGGGCTGCGACAGGCGCTTCGCGAACAGCAGCGACAGAAAAAAGCACATGCACGTGCACACGTCTGACAAGCCGTACATCTGCAAAGTATGCGACAAGTCCTACACGCACCCAAGCTCACTCAGGAAACACATGAAGGTAATTAAGTTCTCATATCTCTATATCGTAGCATTACTGGAAAATATGCTTAATCTGGTATAGTATTCAACTTGCTATTTTAAATAGGCCTTTATTCCTTATTAGCATTATACCCTGTCATATATGattaagatatatatacatatgcatgtgtgtatatatatatatatatatatatatatatatatatatatatatatatatatatatatatatatatatgcatgtatgcatgtatgtatgtatgtatgtatgtatgtatgtgtgtgtgtgtgtgtgtgtgtgtgtgtgtgtgtgtgtgtgtgtgtgtgtgtgtgtgtgtgtgtgtgtgtgtgtgtgtgtgtgtgtgagtgagttatGCAAGGCACTTtgtatttatagtatttatattttttcaaagGTGCACGAGTCACAAGGTTCGGAGTCATCTCCAGCAGCCAGCTCCGGGTACGAGTCCTCCACGCCGCCTGTGCTGGTTTCAACAAACTCAGAAGATCCAACCAAAACGCCTGAAACCACCGTGCAAAGCGCATCAGCACACAGCGACGCATTAGCGCCCAACTTCAACGAATGGTACGTTTGAAGATCCGACTAGACTCTTATTGCGGACCAAAAGGTTCAGAcaacctttaaaaaaacacacaaaacactattCACACCACGGTGAACAAAATGACAGTGGAACAACACGAAGAACTGAGAGTTCGCCACAGCAGGCCTCGTTCGTTCTCAGGATCCAAATGTTGACTTTTATTCCGAGatcgaaggaaaaaaaagaaaaaaggaagaaaaaaaacaataaatacttACTTACACTTtctatgaatgaataaaaaaaacattttcggtTTAGTTTTCAGATTAcagataattattttattttgaattttatgtattttatcaaaagtttattttaaaaataaacaaaactgaaataatattCCACGGTGTTTTTATATCGGTGACATCCACGTCGCCTTCTGATTGTTAAACTTCAGACAGTCTTACGAAACGTGCCAAAGTCTTTGTCTTGAACTTGAACAAGAGcagcaagaagaaaaagaaaataagtatATAGCCTAATCGTGAATGTATTTCCTTGTTTGATGGAGTCGAATCTGTTGTCCACGtctgttttgaaatggagaAATGTGCTAGTACGATTGTTCCAGTTGACTATGATATTGCCTTTTGTTAGTAACGATGTAAATACATATCCATGATGCCATATTTATCGATTTGTAATTTAATTGTCAGCAAAGAGCtgaattttaaatgatatttatggAAATGTTTTCTAACTAGATTGTACAGTGTTGAGTCAGAACTTGACCAGCTTAACATTGAAACAAGGTCATAGACTCTAAAAGCTTCCTTCACGCgattgtaacttttttttaaccaataaaCGTGTCTTATCTGGATCAAAAATATCAACTATTAATATAAtcaattaactttttttaatatttttttaagtttatagTATTGTATAGGTTATTCCAAGTACTTTGAGCTCTTAAGAATACTGATagaacaaacaagcaaaaaaaaatctcaagtgACTGATGAATAGATATAAAGTTATAATTACATTCTTGTATTCTATAAACTCTTAGTACGGAGTATATTGTATGCATTACCATAAAGATCTACTAGGGGCAAATTGGAAAGGCCCATTAACCATTTATTCGCTGGCTTCAGAAATTTCGATAAGATTTTCAGTTGCTTTATGcaacagcatttttatttaatccatGAACTTTTTCACTTCATGAGTAAAAACACTCGATTCCCAGAGCAAAGCCCAGTCATTTGGGTCAATTTAATATTCCACTTTTGATGGTTACGGTACTATATGTTTTCTGTTTCCAGCAAGAACTGTCACAACTAAGTAATCgcaaataaaagtttttttttgttgtttttttttcagtctgtcagtTTGCATTGCTTTAATTTTAGGGTAGatcttatttaaatataagagtGTTCGTCATGAGTACTGTCGTGTTATATATGGAGCAATACACATTTGCTCCAAATGTTGTGGAACAACATTTTAGTTTTAAGAAATcaaaaaaaatatgtgttttAAGGGGAATTTATGTTTAGTGGCACTAAGAATTACAGCATtgcattgtgtgtttttaggaATTAAATATTATGCATTCACAGATTTATTGTGCTTTCGACTTCAGACCACCAGCAGTACAGCAAAACAAACTGTATTAAATACAGTACCTCGCAAAGTACAGTGATGTATtgaatacttttatttaaataatgtaataaatatgttttataaactCTTTTCTATAtcttggttttaaaaaaaataacctttatttCAACTTTCCTCTCTGTATCAGCCGTAAACTCAGCAAATCTTGAATGTGACAATGTAACACCTGAAGATATTATTCCTGAAGAGCAAATGTATCACTAATAAAATGTGACCCTGTAGCACAATCAGGGCAAGCAATGCGATTTCAAAGAGCCGATTAGTCATTTAGTAAACTATAAAAAAGTGAATTTTCGAGCAGTCCATATTTGcttgtgggtttgtttgttttacagacTAGAAATGAGGGGGTGGGTGAAGTTTTGATGAAGATTAAAAACGTTACAAAATGTGTCCAATGACTGAATTCACCTCTTCTTGTATGATTTTGTTTAATCAGATCGTAAAAGATCTTACATCTTACTCAAGAAGCCTTCCTTCTCTTCCGTGTTTTGTCTGAGTGTGCAGTAGACTTGAACTTGGCACTGGCTAAGACGCCATCTTAGCATTTCGCTTCTTAAAGGGGTGGAACAAGTTTTTGTCTGTATACACAGCGTGTGGTTTTTACTTTTCCTTAACACGATGGCAAAAGAGAAGTTTGAGGATCATACCTTGACCTTTAAATAGGTTATTTTTTGGAagatttaacacattttatttagagcTGTAGCATTCTGGCACTGTAGCCTGTGAGTTTTGTGTACAGCATAAATGCACAAGACCAAAGGGGAATAATAACTATATGACATCATAATGTTTATGGCCATTTATTTAAGCCTCCATAGCATACTGAATTTCTGACCACTTACATACACGCAGAGTCA comes from the Tachysurus fulvidraco isolate hzauxx_2018 chromosome 17, HZAU_PFXX_2.0, whole genome shotgun sequence genome and includes:
- the zic3 gene encoding zinc finger protein ZIC 3, coding for MLLDSGPQFPSLGVGGFGTPRHHDLGNREHGLGLNPFADSSHSAAFKISSVTHDIAPSQTSAFTPQATGYAAALGHHHHGGQVGSYGGGAFNSTRDFLFRNRSDSTATSAQHGIFAASAGSLHAPPGISDNPGHLLFPGLHEQSVSHTSPGGHVVNGQMHIGLRGDLFGRPDPYRPVPSPRADPYGAAPLHNYNHPINMNVGMNVPTHHGPGAFFRYMRQPIKQELSCKWIDENQINRPKKTCDRTFSTMHEMVTHVSMEHVGGPEQSNHVCYWEDCPREGKSFKAKYKLVNHIRVHTGEKPFPCPFPGCGKIFARSENLKIHKRTHTGEKPFKCEFEGCDRRFANSSDRKKHMHVHTSDKPYICKVCDKSYTHPSSLRKHMKVHESQGSESSPAASSGYESSTPPVLVSTNSEDPTKTPETTVQSASAHSDALAPNFNEWYV